Within Kutzneria chonburiensis, the genomic segment CCGGCACTGCGCCGCAGGCTCGAACCCGGCCAACTGCGGTCCGGCCGTGTACGCGCAGAACGCCAAGGCCTACATCAGCGCGATGAAGGCGGTCGACCCCAGCATCGTGGTCGGCGTCGTGCTGACCGCGCCCGGCAACTGGCCGGACGGCCTCACCTCGGCCGGCAGCCCGCAGCCGTGGAACCAGACCGTGCTGTCCACGCTGGGCGACCAGCTGGGTTTCGCCGACGTGCACTGGTATCCGCAGAACCCGAGCAGCGTCACGCCGCCGGGGCCGACCGACGCCGGCCTGCTGAGCTCCGACGCCCAGATCCCCGGCATGGTGTCGTCGCTGCGCTCGCTGATCGGCAATGCGGTGCCGATCATGATCACCGAGACGAACTCGGTGTCGTCCAACCCCGGCAAGCAAACCGTCGGCATCGTCAACGCGCTGCACCTCGAGCAGGACTACCTCGGCTGGCTGGGTGCGGGCGTGGCCAACGTCGACTGGTGGCAGATCCACAACGGCATCGTGACCACCGGCGACAACGGCCCGTCGTTGTACGGCACCGCGAACTACGGCGACTACGGCGTGCTGTCCGACGCCAGCTGTGACGCGTCGACCGGCACGCGGTTGTGCGAGCCGGCCGTGGACACGCCCTTCCCCGCCTACTACGGACTCCAGCTGCTCGGCCAGTTCATCCACCCCGGCGACACGCTGGTGTCCACGTCCTCCAGCTCCTCGCTCGTACGGTCGTTCGCCGTGAAGAAGGCCGACGGCTCGCTGAAGGTCATGCTGGTCAACGGCGATCCGTCCACCAGCTACACGGTGAGCCTGGCGTACAACGGATTCACGCCCAGCGGCGCCACGCCGACCGTGGCCACGCTCGCCCCGCCCGGCACCGGCATTACCACGACGACGGCCGGTAGCGCGGCGTCGCAGACCATCGCGCCGTACACCGCGACCGTGATCACCCTCCAGCCCGGGACGACCCACACCCCGCCGAGCACCCCCGGCACGCCAACCGCCACCGCCGTCACGTCGAACTCCGTCAGCCTGAACTGGACTCCATCGTCCAGTTCGAGTGGCATCGCCGGCTACGACGTGGTCCAGGTGAACGGCACCGCCGAGACGGTCGTCGCGTCCCCGGCCACGAACGCCGCCACGGTCAGCGGTCTCACGCCCGCCACCGCCTACACCTTCGCTGTGTACGCCAAGGACACCGCCGGCACCCGCTCGGCCCGATCCGGCACCCTCGCGGTGACCACCGGTCCACCGGCGTCCGGCGGATGCAAGGCCACTTATCAGGCCAACACCTGGCCCGGCGGATTCACCGGCAACGTGACCATCACCAACACCGGCGCCACGCCATGGCCGGGCTGGACCGTGACGTTCACGTTCGGCGGTGACCAGAAGGTCACAAATGCCTGGAACGCCACGGTCACCCAGTCCGGAGCCAAGGTCACGGCGATCAACGCCGGCTACAACGGATCCGTACCCGCTGGCGCGTCGGCGTCGTTCGGCTTCCAGGGCGTCTGGTCGAATTCGAGCGCGGCACCGACCGCGTTCTCCGTCAACGGCACGGCCTGCACGGGCTGACCGATCGGCGGGTGGTCGACGGCCGGCCACCCGCCGATCCCGTGTGAACACGATGTGACGCGTTCGGCCGCCCATCGACTGTTTCCGATACAAGGGGTTCACCGGACCGACCCGGCGGCGACACCGCCCACCGGTGCACTGGTCACGACCCGCCGCAGCGCGGGGCGCGTCTAGGGTTCCGCCGCGGCGACGCGGGTCTGGTCCGAGAGACGCAGGCGGTCCGCGCCGGTCGCGGCACCGTTCCACGGCGGGAGAAAAGCCCGGGAGGCCACTGGCCCCGGGCTGCGCGCGTGGTTCGGGCTCGCATGATCCGGAGGCTGTCGTGAGCGTCAGACCCATGGCTGCGGAGCCGCCCTCCGCCACGGACACCAGCGACCTGTCCACCTTCGGCTACGGCCAGCAGCTGCGCCGCAAGATCGGCGGCTACGGCTCGTTCGCCGCCGGCTTCTCGTTCGTCTCCATCCTCACCACCGTGTTCCAGCTGTTCTTCTTCGGCTTCGGATTCGGCGGCCCGGCGTTCTTCTGGACCTGGCCGATCGTCCTGGTCGGACAGCTGCTGGTCGCGCTGTGCTTCGCCGAGCTGGCCGCCCGCTACCCGATCTCCGGCGCGATCTACCAGTGGGCCACCCGATTGGGCGGCCGGCTCTGGGGCTGGACCGCCGGCTGGCTGATGATGGTCGCCCAGGTGGTGACCCTGGCCGGCGCCGCGATCGCGTTGCAGGTCGTGCTGCCGCCGGTCTGGTCCGGGTTCCAACTGGTGCCCGGGGACAGCTCGTTGACCAGCCCGACCGGCGCGGCCAACGCCGTGGTGTTGGGCGTGCTTCTGCTATGCGTCACGACAGCCGTGACGGCGACCGGTGTGCGGCTGATGTCCGTGGTCAACAGCGTCGGCGTGACGTGCGAGCTGGTCGGCGTGGCATTGCTGTGCGTTGCCCTGTTCGCCCACTCCGAGCGTGGCCCCGCGGTGGTGTTGGCGACGCAGGGCACCGCCGGGCACAGCTACCTGTGGTCGTTCGCGGTGTCGGGCCTGATGGCGGCGTACGTGCTGGTCGGGTTCGACAGCGCGGGTGAGCTGTCGGAGGAGACCCGCGACCCGCGCCGAACCACGCCCCGCACCATCGTCCGGGCCGTGCTGGTGTCCGGGCTCGGCGGCGCGCTGATGCTGCTGGCCACGTTGATGGCGGCCGGCAGCGTGACCGACGGCAGCCTCGGCGACCCGGCCCGCGGCCTGCCCTTCGTGCTGACCGACCGGCTCGGCGACACGCTCGGGCGGGTGTTCCTGGTGGACGTCGCGATCGCGGTCGCGGTGTGCACCCTGGCCATCCAGACCGCCGCGACGCGGATGGTGTTCTCGATGTCGCGGGACGGCGTGCTGCCGTTCTCCTCCGGGCTCGCGGCCGTCAACCGGCGCACCGGCACCCCGGTTCGCGCCGCGGTCCTGGTCGGGGTGCTGGCGGCGGCGCTGTTGCTGGTCAACGTGGGCAATCCGGCCCTGTTCACGACGATCGCCAGCGTCTGCATCATGTTGCTGTACTTGGCCTATCTCATGGTTACCCTGCCGTTGCTGGTACGACGGCTGCGCGGCGGCCTACCGGCCCGGGCCGGCGAGTTCAGCCTCGGACGGTGGGGCGTCGTGGTCAACGTCCTGGCCGTCGGGTGGGGCGCGCTGATGGCCGTCAACCTCGGCTGGCCGCGGAGCGAGGTGTTCGATCCGGCCGGTGGCCACGTCTACCTCCAGTGGTTCGCGCCGCTGTTCTTGATCGGTGCGCTGGCCGTCGGCGGGCTGGCGTACCTGGCCCGCACCCGCCGTCCGATGATCGTCACGCTGGCGTTGGACGGTGTCGAATGAGTGATGTCCTTGTCTCCCATGACATCCCGGCCGGCGCTGCGTGGTCGGTGCTGGTGCGGGCGGGCCGCGAACTCCGGCTCACCGCGCTCGGTCCCGGCGCGAACTGCTCGACGCTGCTGTTCACCGCCGGGCATCCGGTCGACCGTCTGAACGTGCCGGACACGTTGAAGGCCCAGATGTCGGCCACGATTCGGCCGCCAATGGTGTTGATGTCCGACCGCGGCCTGGCCTTGTGCTCGGTCACCGGCTCGTCGCTGCCCTGGCACGACGCCCTGTGCGGCCATTCCGCCGACGCTCGACGAGGCCTGCTCTCCGAACTGCGCAAGCACGGCCGGGACGTGGCCGACATCCACGGCTGTGTGAACTTCTTCGCCAAGGTGGCCACGTCCGATGACGCGGCCGGAACCCTTGCGTACCAACCGAATCACGCTTCTGCCGACGATTGGGTGGCACTGCGCACCGAGATCGACGTGCTCGCCGTGTTGTCGACCGCGCCCCATCCGCTCGATCCGCGTCAGGAGGCGCAGCCGGTGCGGGCGGAGGTCTGGGCCGCCGAACCGGCCGGTCCGGACGACCCGTCCCGGACGTTCCGCGTGGAAAGCGAACGGGCCCTGCTGCTGTCGAAGGAGGTCTTCGCATGACCGCGTTCGACCCCGCGACCGCCGCGTTGGACACCGTTGTCGAGGCGGGCGAAGGCTTTCTCGGCCCGATCCCGGCCGGCGGCACGTTCCGCATCGTCGACCTGCACGGCAACCAGGCCGTGGACACGCTGTTCTACGACGCCGCCGACGTGGACAACCGGTACAGCGCGTTCGACACCGTCCGTGAGCAGGGCGCGGTCTACCTGACCACCGGTTCGCGGCTGCTGTCGACGCGACTGGACGTGTTGGCGACGATCACCGACGACACCTGCGGCCGCCACGACACGCTGGGTGGCGCGTGCGCGCAGGAGTCCAATGTGGTCCGTTATGGCACGCACACCCGTCACCAGAATGCCTGTCGTGAAACGTTTCTGCGCTACGGCGCGGCGGCCGGCATCGACGCGCGCCGACTCGGGCACAACATCAACTTCTTCATGAACGTCCCGGTGACGGCAGCCGGCGGGCTCACCTTCGTCGACGGCGTCTCCGCGCCGGGCAAGCACGTCCAGGTGCGGGCCGAGCGAGATCTGCTGGTGCTGATCAGCAACTGCCCACAGGTCAACAACCCTTGCAACGGCTGGAATCCCACCCCCGTGCGACTGCTGGGCTGGTGGCCGGTATGACCGTCATCGACCACGGCGTGCGGGCCGCGACCGTCACGGTCCTCGCGGCCGGCACGCAGACCACCGTGCAGGATCTGGCCGGTCGCGGCGGCCTATGGGACGTCGGCGTGCCGCCGTCCGGGGCCTGGGACGACTTGTCTTTCGCTCTGGCCAACGCCGCCGTGGGCAACCCGCCGTCGGCCGCGGGGCTGGAAGCCGTGGCAACCGGCCCGGTGCTGCGGTTCGACCGCAGGGCAACGGTGTGCGTCACCGGGTCGGCGCATCAGGCCACTGTGGACGGTCGTCTGCTTCGGCCAGGCGTGGTCACTGTCGTCGGCGCGGGTTCGGTCGTCGACGTCGGCCCCTGCGGCGCGCCGGGCTTCCGGGCCTATCTCGCGATCGGCGGTGGCATCGCGGTGTCACCGGTGTTCGGCAGCCGGGCGACGTTCCTGCTCGGCAAGTTCGGCGGCCTCGACGGCCGAGCACTGACGGTCGGCGACGCGATCCCCTTGGGGCGTGAGGAAAACCTCGCGGTTCCGGTGGACGTCGCGGCCGTGTTGCCAACGCTGGGATCGACCTGGACCGTCCGCGTGCTGGCCGGTCCGCACGGCGCGCCGGAGCACCTCACCGAAGCCGGTGCCACCGCGCTGCTGGCGGCGACGTGGACGGTCGATCACCGGGCCGACCGCACCGGCGTCCGGCTGGTCGGCCCCCGGCCGGATTGGGCGCGGCCGGACGGCGGCGAGGCCGGTCTGCATCCGTCCAACATCCACGACAGCGCCTACCCGATCGGCGGCATCATGCTGTCCGGCGACACCCCGGTCGTGGTCGGGCCGGACGGGCCCAGTCTCGGTGGTTTTGTCGTGCCCTACACGGTGATCCGGGCCGATCGCTGGATGTTCGCCCAGGCCCGGCCGGGCGACACCGTCCAGTTGGTGCTGGTGTCCCCGGACGAGGCCGATGCCGTCAACGCCGAGCGTGACGCGCTGCTGGCCGACCCGACCCGTGCCGTGTCCGATGCGTTCGAGCGATCGCTGGCCGGCGTGCCCGCACCGCGTTCGGCCCCGCCGAGCATCCGTCCCGACCTGCTGCGCGATCACGGTTTGTTGCTGTCCCGGTCCGCCACGGCGGACGCCCCCGCGGTCGTCGTTCGACGCGCCGGCGATCACCACGTTCTCCTGGAGGCCGGCCCGCCGCGGCTTGACCTGCGCGTTCGACTGTGGGTGCATCTGCTCGCGCGGTCGCTGCGGGGCTCCGCCGTCGTCGGCGTCCGGGAGATCGTCGAAGGCGTGCGGTCACTGCTGGTGCGGGTCGACCCCATCGCCTGTCCGCTGCCGCACATCGCCGATGTGCTGGACCACCTGGCCGACGGCCTGCCCGATCCGGCGGCCGTCACCCTGGACGTGCGCGAGGTGACCCTGCCGATCGCGTTCGACCACCCGGCCGCGCACGAGGCGATGGCCCGCTACGCCCGGTCGGTTCGGCCGGACGCGCCGTGGTGTCCGGACAACGTCGAGTTCATCCGGCGGGTCAACGCGCTGGCCGAGCGGGACGACGTCTTCGACATCGTGCGGGACGCGACCTATCTCGTGGTCGGCCTCGGCGACGTGTACCTCGGCGCGCCCGTGGCCATTCCCCTCGATCCCCGGCACCGGCTCGTCACCACCAAGTACGACCCGGCCCGCACCTGGACACCGCAGAACGCGGTCGGCATCGGCGGCGTGTACCTCTGCGTGTACGGCATGGAAGGCCCCGGCGGCTACCAGCTCGTCGGCCGCACCGTGCCGGTCTGGCGACATGTCCCCGACGTCGCCGAACCGCCGTGGCTGCTGCGGCAGTTCGACCGGCTGCGGTTCCGGCCGGTCAGTGTCGAGGAGCTGGCCGACCTGCGAGCCGACATCCTCGCCGGCCGGTCCACATTGGACACCCGAACGGCGGAGTTCGGTCTGGCCGAGGTCACCGCACTCGAGGACCGACATGCCGAGGAGATCGCCCGCTTCCGGAACGCGCGTGAGGCGGCCTTCGCCGCCGAGCGGGAAAGGTGGCGGGCATGAGCCACGACGTGCGCACCGCGCTGAAACTGGCCGCCGAGATCGACCAGCCCGCCTTCATCACACTGCTGGACGACGCGCCGGACGGGTCGGACGGCCCGCTCAGCGGAATTCCGTTCGCAGTCAAGGACAACATCGACATCGCCGGCGTCCCGACCACCGCCGCCTGCCCGGACCGCACGGAACCGGCGGCGCGGACGGCGTTTGCCGTTGAGCGGTTGCGGGCCGCCGGTGCGGTGCCGATCGGCAAGACGAACCTGGACCAGTTCGCCACCGGACTGGTCGGGACCCGATCGCCGTACGGGGCGTGCCACAGCGTGGCGTCCGCCGCGCACGTCAGCGGTGGCAGCAGTTCCGGCAGCGCGGTGGCCGTCGCGCTCGGCGTCGTTCCGTTCGCGCTCGGCACCGACACCGCGGGCAGCGGACGGGTGCCGGCGGCGTTCAACGGCCTGGTTGGCGTGAAGCCGACCCGTGGTCTGGTGTCCACCCGTGGCGTCCTGCCGGCGTGCCCGTCGCTGGACTGCGTGACGACGCTGACCCGTGCCGTCTCGGACGCCCGGCCGGTGCTGGCGGCGTTGACCTGTCACGATCCGGCCGACCCGTACTCACGGCCGATGCCGCCGCGACTCCCCCACGGCGTGGCGGCTCGGATGCGGGTGGTCGCGATCCCTGACCGGCCCCTGGACCTCGATCCGGCGTACGAGACCGCATGGGCCGCCGCGGTGGACCGTCTCAAGCTTGTCGCCCACGTCGTGCCCGTGGACGTCGAGCCGTTCCTGGCGGCGGCGCGGCTGTTGTACGGCTCGGCGCTGGTCGCCGAACGGCTGGCCGCGTTCGGCGACCAGTTGGACGGCCCCGGGGTGGATCCGACCGTACGGCAGATCGTGTTGGCCGGCAACGGTTTCCCCGCAGCCGAGGTGTTCGCCGCCCACCGTGAACTGGCCCGGCTGCGGTCGATCGCGGAACGGACCTTCGTCGGAGCGGACGCCCTCCTGCTGCCCGTGACACCGGGGCATCCGACACTGGCCGACGTCGCCGCCGATCCGGTCGGGGCGAATGCGCGGCTGGGCGTGTTCACGAACATGGTGAACCTGTTCGACCTGTGCGCGGTCGCGGTGCCGGCCGGCGAGGCCGACGGCCTGCCGTTCGGCGTGCAGTTGATCGCGCCCGCCTTCGCCGACGCACCGCTGCTCGACCTGGCGGCCCGCTGGACCGGCGAGGCCGAACCGCCGATCGTCGAACGGTGCCTGCTGGCGGTCGCCGGAGCCCACCTCACCGGTCAGCCCGCCAACGCCGACCTCGTCCGGCTCGGCGGCACCTTGCACAGCCGGGCCCGGACGGCCGCGGGCTACCGTATGTACACAGTGGACGGACCGTTTCCGCGACCAGGTCTGGTCGCGGGCGACGGTCCGGGCGGTTTCGAGGTAGAGGTGTGGGACCTGCCGGCCGCTGCCGTCGGCGGTCTGCTGCCTGGCATCGCGCCGCCGCTGCACCTCGGGCCGCTCGGGCTGGACGACGGCACGACGGTGCTCGGCTTCGTCGCGGACACCGGCTGCGCCGATCCGACCCGGGAGATCAGCCGACACGGCGGCTGGCGAGCCTATCTTGCCGACCGCGCTTGAGGGCCGCGCCCAGCACCTGGCGAGAGACGGCGCGGCCGCGGCGAGACGGCCGCCGGCGCAGGAACCATTCGGCGATCGCCAGGTTGAGCAGCCAGGCCCCGAGCGACATCAACGCGTCGGTGAGCGTGTTGACCGAGCCGAACACGACGACCACCGGCAACTGCGTGACCGCCTGGGTGCCGGCACCGATGCCGATGGCGTATCCGCGCGTCATCCATGCGCGATGCCCCGCGATGTCACGGCGCCTGACGGCCAGGAACCCCAATACCAGCGACACCGCCATCGCGGTGCCGAACACCAACCGGAACGCGGTGAGCAGATCGCCGACGTTGGCCGCACGCGGGTAGAACACGGTCATCCACAGTCCCGACAACGCCGCCGCGAGCCCGCACGGCAGCACGACGCGGCCGGCGATCCGGTGCCAGCGCGGCCATCGTGCCCGAAATCCGGCCGAGAACTGGAAAGCGCCGAGCACGCAGAACACGGTGACGCCGATGATGTGCACCACCACCGGCACGGGATCGGCGAAGAACCGAGCGTTGTCCGCGGTGATCTGGGCACCGGTGCCGAGCTGGCCGATCCGCAGGCCGCCGGCGAGCACGGGAATGGTGCTGAGCAGCACGAGACCGGTTGGCAGCAGCCACATCCGCCTGGTTGAAGTCATGGCCAGAGCGTGGCGTCCGGAGCGGGGGCGGCTCATCGGAGCACGGGCCGGAGTTCCCTAGTACTTTCGGTCGCGGGTCCGCCCGGTCTCGTACGCCCACATCGCGATCTCCACCCGGTTGCGGGCCTGGAGCTTGGTCATCAGGCTGGCGATGTGGGTCTTGACGGTGCTCAGCGTGATGTAGAGCTCGTCGGCGATCTCCGTGTTGGTCCGGCCGGCCGCGACGGCCGCCAACACCTGCTCCTCACGGGCGGTCAGCGGGTCCAAAGGCTGCGCCGGCGGCGTCGCGGGCCCGCTGCCGGCGAAGGCGTCCAGCAGCCGGGCGGTGATGCTGGGCGCGATGAGCGCCTCGCCGCTGGCCGCCGCCCGCACGGCCTGGGTGAGCATGGCGGTGCCGGCGTCCTTGAGCAGGAAGCCGCGGGCACCGGCACGCAGTGCCGCGTAGACGTATTCGTCCAGGTCGAACGTGGTGATCACGACCACGGCGAGAGGATCGGCGACGTCCGGGCCGGCCAGCCGCCGGGTGGCTTCGATGCCGTCGACCACGGGCATGCGGATGTCGAACAGGCACACGTCCGGCCGCAGCCGGCGGGCCAGCTGGACGGCCCGTTCGCCGTCGGCGGCCTCGCCGACCACCTCGATGTCGGGCTGGGCGTTGAGGATGATGGTCAACCCGGTGCGGACGATCTCCTGGTCGTCGGCGACGACCACCCGCACGGTCATGCCGTGGTTCCGGTGCGCGGCAGCACGGCGGTCACCGTCCAGCC encodes:
- a CDS encoding cellulose binding domain-containing protein; amino-acid sequence: MPIPHRDHRRRWMTLPATALLATALATGGPAAAVTPAATAASVSVNANSALATVPATAIGINGSVYDAALTDAAVPGLLKSVGTNVIRFPGGTSSDTYDWRANTDVTSGQRQAVDFDHYATLLGQTGAQGMITVNYGTGDAAGAAQNPPETGAQLAADWVRYANVTHHYGIKYWEIGNEIYGNGTYGGSWEPDRHCAAGSNPANCGPAVYAQNAKAYISAMKAVDPSIVVGVVLTAPGNWPDGLTSAGSPQPWNQTVLSTLGDQLGFADVHWYPQNPSSVTPPGPTDAGLLSSDAQIPGMVSSLRSLIGNAVPIMITETNSVSSNPGKQTVGIVNALHLEQDYLGWLGAGVANVDWWQIHNGIVTTGDNGPSLYGTANYGDYGVLSDASCDASTGTRLCEPAVDTPFPAYYGLQLLGQFIHPGDTLVSTSSSSSLVRSFAVKKADGSLKVMLVNGDPSTSYTVSLAYNGFTPSGATPTVATLAPPGTGITTTTAGSAASQTIAPYTATVITLQPGTTHTPPSTPGTPTATAVTSNSVSLNWTPSSSSSGIAGYDVVQVNGTAETVVASPATNAATVSGLTPATAYTFAVYAKDTAGTRSARSGTLAVTTGPPASGGCKATYQANTWPGGFTGNVTITNTGATPWPGWTVTFTFGGDQKVTNAWNATVTQSGAKVTAINAGYNGSVPAGASASFGFQGVWSNSSAAPTAFSVNGTACTG
- a CDS encoding amino acid permease, whose amino-acid sequence is MAAEPPSATDTSDLSTFGYGQQLRRKIGGYGSFAAGFSFVSILTTVFQLFFFGFGFGGPAFFWTWPIVLVGQLLVALCFAELAARYPISGAIYQWATRLGGRLWGWTAGWLMMVAQVVTLAGAAIALQVVLPPVWSGFQLVPGDSSLTSPTGAANAVVLGVLLLCVTTAVTATGVRLMSVVNSVGVTCELVGVALLCVALFAHSERGPAVVLATQGTAGHSYLWSFAVSGLMAAYVLVGFDSAGELSEETRDPRRTTPRTIVRAVLVSGLGGALMLLATLMAAGSVTDGSLGDPARGLPFVLTDRLGDTLGRVFLVDVAIAVAVCTLAIQTAATRMVFSMSRDGVLPFSSGLAAVNRRTGTPVRAAVLVGVLAAALLLVNVGNPALFTTIASVCIMLLYLAYLMVTLPLLVRRLRGGLPARAGEFSLGRWGVVVNVLAVGWGALMAVNLGWPRSEVFDPAGGHVYLQWFAPLFLIGALAVGGLAYLARTRRPMIVTLALDGVE
- a CDS encoding DUF1989 domain-containing protein, which encodes MSDVLVSHDIPAGAAWSVLVRAGRELRLTALGPGANCSTLLFTAGHPVDRLNVPDTLKAQMSATIRPPMVLMSDRGLALCSVTGSSLPWHDALCGHSADARRGLLSELRKHGRDVADIHGCVNFFAKVATSDDAAGTLAYQPNHASADDWVALRTEIDVLAVLSTAPHPLDPRQEAQPVRAEVWAAEPAGPDDPSRTFRVESERALLLSKEVFA
- a CDS encoding urea amidolyase associated protein UAAP2, whose amino-acid sequence is MTAFDPATAALDTVVEAGEGFLGPIPAGGTFRIVDLHGNQAVDTLFYDAADVDNRYSAFDTVREQGAVYLTTGSRLLSTRLDVLATITDDTCGRHDTLGGACAQESNVVRYGTHTRHQNACRETFLRYGAAAGIDARRLGHNINFFMNVPVTAAGGLTFVDGVSAPGKHVQVRAERDLLVLISNCPQVNNPCNGWNPTPVRLLGWWPV
- a CDS encoding carboxyltransferase domain-containing protein — encoded protein: MTVIDHGVRAATVTVLAAGTQTTVQDLAGRGGLWDVGVPPSGAWDDLSFALANAAVGNPPSAAGLEAVATGPVLRFDRRATVCVTGSAHQATVDGRLLRPGVVTVVGAGSVVDVGPCGAPGFRAYLAIGGGIAVSPVFGSRATFLLGKFGGLDGRALTVGDAIPLGREENLAVPVDVAAVLPTLGSTWTVRVLAGPHGAPEHLTEAGATALLAATWTVDHRADRTGVRLVGPRPDWARPDGGEAGLHPSNIHDSAYPIGGIMLSGDTPVVVGPDGPSLGGFVVPYTVIRADRWMFAQARPGDTVQLVLVSPDEADAVNAERDALLADPTRAVSDAFERSLAGVPAPRSAPPSIRPDLLRDHGLLLSRSATADAPAVVVRRAGDHHVLLEAGPPRLDLRVRLWVHLLARSLRGSAVVGVREIVEGVRSLLVRVDPIACPLPHIADVLDHLADGLPDPAAVTLDVREVTLPIAFDHPAAHEAMARYARSVRPDAPWCPDNVEFIRRVNALAERDDVFDIVRDATYLVVGLGDVYLGAPVAIPLDPRHRLVTTKYDPARTWTPQNAVGIGGVYLCVYGMEGPGGYQLVGRTVPVWRHVPDVAEPPWLLRQFDRLRFRPVSVEELADLRADILAGRSTLDTRTAEFGLAEVTALEDRHAEEIARFRNAREAAFAAERERWRA
- the atzF gene encoding allophanate hydrolase; its protein translation is MSHDVRTALKLAAEIDQPAFITLLDDAPDGSDGPLSGIPFAVKDNIDIAGVPTTAACPDRTEPAARTAFAVERLRAAGAVPIGKTNLDQFATGLVGTRSPYGACHSVASAAHVSGGSSSGSAVAVALGVVPFALGTDTAGSGRVPAAFNGLVGVKPTRGLVSTRGVLPACPSLDCVTTLTRAVSDARPVLAALTCHDPADPYSRPMPPRLPHGVAARMRVVAIPDRPLDLDPAYETAWAAAVDRLKLVAHVVPVDVEPFLAAARLLYGSALVAERLAAFGDQLDGPGVDPTVRQIVLAGNGFPAAEVFAAHRELARLRSIAERTFVGADALLLPVTPGHPTLADVAADPVGANARLGVFTNMVNLFDLCAVAVPAGEADGLPFGVQLIAPAFADAPLLDLAARWTGEAEPPIVERCLLAVAGAHLTGQPANADLVRLGGTLHSRARTAAGYRMYTVDGPFPRPGLVAGDGPGGFEVEVWDLPAAAVGGLLPGIAPPLHLGPLGLDDGTTVLGFVADTGCADPTREISRHGGWRAYLADRA
- a CDS encoding DUF2306 domain-containing protein; translation: MTSTRRMWLLPTGLVLLSTIPVLAGGLRIGQLGTGAQITADNARFFADPVPVVVHIIGVTVFCVLGAFQFSAGFRARWPRWHRIAGRVVLPCGLAAALSGLWMTVFYPRAANVGDLLTAFRLVFGTAMAVSLVLGFLAVRRRDIAGHRAWMTRGYAIGIGAGTQAVTQLPVVVVFGSVNTLTDALMSLGAWLLNLAIAEWFLRRRPSRRGRAVSRQVLGAALKRGRQDRLASRRVG
- a CDS encoding response regulator, whose protein sequence is MTVRVVVADDQEIVRTGLTIILNAQPDIEVVGEAADGERAVQLARRLRPDVCLFDIRMPVVDGIEATRRLAGPDVADPLAVVVITTFDLDEYVYAALRAGARGFLLKDAGTAMLTQAVRAAASGEALIAPSITARLLDAFAGSGPATPPAQPLDPLTAREEQVLAAVAAGRTNTEIADELYITLSTVKTHIASLMTKLQARNRVEIAMWAYETGRTRDRKY